A DNA window from Ctenopharyngodon idella isolate HZGC_01 chromosome 8, HZGC01, whole genome shotgun sequence contains the following coding sequences:
- the ren gene encoding renin isoform X1, producing MNVHCLTLLVLSLSATSAQALWRVKLKKMPSIRETLKEMDVTPAQVFSEIMPKYDEPSPTNGTAPTPLINYLDTQYFGEISIGSPAQMFNVVFDTGSANLWVPSHSCSPLYTACFTHNRYDASKSHTHIYNGTGFSIQYASGNVRGFLSEDVVIVGGIPVVQVFAEATALPAIPFIFAKFDGVLGMGYPDAAIDGITPVFDRIMSQHVLKENVFSVYYSRDPTHIPGGELVLGGTDPNYYTGSFHYMNTKEEGKWEVIMKGVSVGADMLFCMDGCSAVIDTGSSYITGPASSISILMKTIGAIELAEGGYTVSCNLVKLLPTVVFHLGGQEYSLTDEDYILWQSEFGEDICTVTFKALDVPPPTGPIWILGANFIARYYTEFDRGNNRIGFARAI from the exons ATGAACGTGCACTGCTTGACTCTTTTAGTTCTGTCACTCTCAGCAACCAGCGCACAGGCCTTATGGAG GGTAAAACTGAAGAAAATGCCATCCATACGAGAAACCCTCAAGGAGATGGATGTCACACCAGCTCAAGTGTTTTCTGAGATTATGCCAAAATATGATGAACCATCACCCACTAACGGCACAGCTCCAACACCTCTGATCAACTACTTAGAT ACTCAATACTTTGGTGAGATTAGTATTGGTTCACCAGCTCAGATGTTCAATGTTGTGTTTGACACGGGTTCTGCCAACCTCTGGGTTCCCTCACATAGCTGTTCTCCTTTATACACAGCCTGCT TCACACACAACAGGTACGACGCTTCCAAATCCCACACGCATATTTACAACGGCACAGGATTCTCCATCCAGTATGCTTCTGGAAACGTCCGGGGATTTCTGAGTGAGGACGTGGTTATA GTCGGTGGTATCCCGGTGGTGCAGGTTTTTGCAGAGGCCACAGCTCTTCCTGCGATCCCGTTCATCTTTGCCAAGTTTGACGGAGTGTTGGGGATGGGCTATCCAGATGCAGCCATTGATGGAATTACACCAGTGTTTGATCGCATCATGTCTCAACATGTTCTAAAAGAGAACGTTTTCTCTGTGTACTACAGCAG GGACCCAACACACATCCCTGGTGGAGAGCTGGTGCTGGGGGGCACAGACCCGAATTACTACACTGGATCTTTCCACTATATGAATACCAAAGAGGAAGGCAAGTGGGAGGTCATCATGAAGGG GGTGTCTGTGGGGGCAGATATGCTGTTTTGCATGGACGGCTGTTCTGCTGTAATTGATACAGGCTCCTCCTACATCACAGGCCCCGCCTCCTCCATTTCCATTCTGATGAAAACAATCGGGGCCATTGAACTGGCAGAAGGAGGG TATACTGTAAGCTGTAATCTGGTCAAGTTGTTGCCCACTGTGGTTTTTCATCTTGGTGGTCAGGAATATTCTCTCACAGATGAGGACTATATTCTCTGG CAGTCAGAGTTCGGGGAGGACATCTGCACTGTCACGTTCAAAGCGTTGGATGTGCCGCCCCCTACTGGTCCCATCTGGATACTGGGTGCAAACTTCATAGCTCGATACTATACAGAGTTTGATCGGGGAAACAATCGCATTGGCTTTGCTCGAGCAATCTGA
- the ren gene encoding renin isoform X2: MNVHCLTLLVLSLSATSAQALWRVKLKKMPSIRETLKEMDVTPAQVFSEIMPKYDEPSPTNGTAPTPLINYLDTQYFGEISIGSPAQMFNVVFDTGSANLWVPSHSCSPLYTACFTHNRYDASKSHTHIYNGTGFSIQYASGNVRGFLSEDVVIVGGIPVVQVFAEATALPAIPFIFAKFDGVLGMGYPDAAIDGITPVFDRIMSQHVLKENVFSVYYSRDPTHIPGGELVLGGTDPNYYTGSFHYMNTKEEGKWEVIMKGVSVGADMLFCMDGCSAVIDTGSSYITGPASSISILMKTIGAIELAEGGYTVSCNLVKLLPTVVFHLGGQEYSLTDEDYILWSEFGEDICTVTFKALDVPPPTGPIWILGANFIARYYTEFDRGNNRIGFARAI, encoded by the exons ATGAACGTGCACTGCTTGACTCTTTTAGTTCTGTCACTCTCAGCAACCAGCGCACAGGCCTTATGGAG GGTAAAACTGAAGAAAATGCCATCCATACGAGAAACCCTCAAGGAGATGGATGTCACACCAGCTCAAGTGTTTTCTGAGATTATGCCAAAATATGATGAACCATCACCCACTAACGGCACAGCTCCAACACCTCTGATCAACTACTTAGAT ACTCAATACTTTGGTGAGATTAGTATTGGTTCACCAGCTCAGATGTTCAATGTTGTGTTTGACACGGGTTCTGCCAACCTCTGGGTTCCCTCACATAGCTGTTCTCCTTTATACACAGCCTGCT TCACACACAACAGGTACGACGCTTCCAAATCCCACACGCATATTTACAACGGCACAGGATTCTCCATCCAGTATGCTTCTGGAAACGTCCGGGGATTTCTGAGTGAGGACGTGGTTATA GTCGGTGGTATCCCGGTGGTGCAGGTTTTTGCAGAGGCCACAGCTCTTCCTGCGATCCCGTTCATCTTTGCCAAGTTTGACGGAGTGTTGGGGATGGGCTATCCAGATGCAGCCATTGATGGAATTACACCAGTGTTTGATCGCATCATGTCTCAACATGTTCTAAAAGAGAACGTTTTCTCTGTGTACTACAGCAG GGACCCAACACACATCCCTGGTGGAGAGCTGGTGCTGGGGGGCACAGACCCGAATTACTACACTGGATCTTTCCACTATATGAATACCAAAGAGGAAGGCAAGTGGGAGGTCATCATGAAGGG GGTGTCTGTGGGGGCAGATATGCTGTTTTGCATGGACGGCTGTTCTGCTGTAATTGATACAGGCTCCTCCTACATCACAGGCCCCGCCTCCTCCATTTCCATTCTGATGAAAACAATCGGGGCCATTGAACTGGCAGAAGGAGGG TATACTGTAAGCTGTAATCTGGTCAAGTTGTTGCCCACTGTGGTTTTTCATCTTGGTGGTCAGGAATATTCTCTCACAGATGAGGACTATATTCTCTGG TCAGAGTTCGGGGAGGACATCTGCACTGTCACGTTCAAAGCGTTGGATGTGCCGCCCCCTACTGGTCCCATCTGGATACTGGGTGCAAACTTCATAGCTCGATACTATACAGAGTTTGATCGGGGAAACAATCGCATTGGCTTTGCTCGAGCAATCTGA